AAAAGAGTACTGATTCATGTCTTTTAAATTATACCCCTGCGACGGCTACGACAGCGCCAAACTACGTTTTGATAGTAACCGATTGTTAAAAGGTGAATTTGATGAAGAGACAACAAGGTTTTACCCTGATTGAGTTGGTGGTGGTGATCATCATCCTGGGGATTCTGGCAGTGACCGCAGCGCCTAAATTTATCAATTTGCAATCTGATGCGAGGCTCTCAGCTCTTAACGGTCTAAAGGCCTCCATCCAGGGTGCAAATTCGCTGGTATATTCCAAGGCCGCACTCCAGGGCGTAGAGACCAAAGATGGTGGCACTACAGCTAACATCGATCTTAATGGCGATGGCACTGCGGATATTGTGGGTGTTTACGGCTACGTGAAGGCCACAAAAGCAGACATGGAGAAAGTGTTGGAGTCCAAGTTTGATGCGGGCACTTCTCCAACTGTTACCGGCTCTAATGACTGGATTATTGATGCTACAACAGCAGCAGGCACTGCGACTTTCTGGCAACGTGGCG
This sequence is a window from Shewanella zhangzhouensis. Protein-coding genes within it:
- a CDS encoding pilus assembly FimT family protein, whose translation is MKRQQGFTLIELVVVIIILGILAVTAAPKFINLQSDARLSALNGLKASIQGANSLVYSKAALQGVETKDGGTTANIDLNGDGTADIVGVYGYVKATKADMEKVLESKFDAGTSPTVTGSNDWIIDATTAAGTATFWQRGAPDTCKFSYTPPAAAGGQPTFSALPTASGC